In Prosthecochloris sp. GSB1, the following proteins share a genomic window:
- a CDS encoding SemiSWEET transporter, whose product MNAHHVDLIGYAAAILTTVAFLPQTFRVLRTRQTRDISLLWAIAMTAGVALWFCYGYASRSMPMIAANGVTLLLLLAILGCKLRCK is encoded by the coding sequence ATGAATGCGCACCATGTCGACCTGATCGGATACGCAGCGGCAATCCTGACCACTGTAGCCTTTCTTCCCCAGACATTCAGGGTATTGCGAACGCGACAGACGAGGGATATCAGCCTGCTCTGGGCCATCGCCATGACAGCAGGCGTCGCGCTCTGGTTCTGCTACGGCTACGCCAGCCGCAGCATGCCCATGATCGCGGCAAACGGCGTAACCCTTCTGCTCCTTCTGGCGATCCTCGGCTGCAAGCTTCGCTGTAAATAA
- the moaCB gene encoding bifunctional molybdenum cofactor biosynthesis protein MoaC/MoaB, which translates to MSEFSHLDEGGEVRMVDVSSKPGTLRVARASGYIAMRPETMNMLQENRVPKGNVLTTAKVAGIQAAKQTAHLIPLCHQLNLSFVDIGFAFEAGRILISASVSTRESTGVEMEALTAVTVAALTIYDMCKAVDRSMEIGGVRLEAKKGGKTGLADAPRPKAAVLVVSDSVSAGRAEDRSGTMLLEGLAGAGCAVEPLGIVPDEPTAIVSAVDGMLVSGVELLVTTGGTGLGPRDVTVDALLPKFTRRLPGVEQALFQWGQGKVRTAMLSRLAAGTIGDCVVICLPGSRGAAADALEVLLPTIFHAFDMIRGGGH; encoded by the coding sequence ATGTCAGAGTTTTCACATCTTGACGAGGGCGGAGAGGTAAGAATGGTCGATGTTTCCTCGAAACCCGGCACCTTGCGCGTTGCAAGGGCTTCGGGTTATATCGCCATGCGTCCCGAAACCATGAACATGCTGCAGGAAAACCGGGTTCCCAAGGGCAACGTGCTGACGACGGCCAAGGTCGCCGGTATCCAGGCCGCCAAGCAGACGGCCCATCTGATTCCGCTGTGTCATCAGCTCAATCTTTCTTTTGTGGATATCGGCTTTGCCTTCGAGGCCGGCCGCATTCTCATCAGCGCGTCCGTCAGTACCCGAGAATCGACGGGCGTCGAGATGGAGGCGCTGACCGCCGTGACGGTTGCCGCGCTGACCATATACGACATGTGCAAGGCCGTCGACAGGTCGATGGAAATCGGCGGCGTGCGCCTTGAAGCCAAAAAGGGAGGAAAGACGGGGCTTGCCGACGCCCCTCGTCCGAAGGCCGCAGTGCTTGTCGTTTCAGATTCCGTTTCCGCCGGCAGGGCCGAGGACCGGTCCGGGACCATGCTCCTTGAAGGGCTTGCTGGTGCGGGCTGCGCGGTGGAACCGCTCGGGATAGTGCCCGATGAACCAACCGCTATCGTTTCCGCCGTGGACGGCATGCTTGTCTCCGGCGTTGAGCTGCTGGTGACGACCGGAGGCACCGGTCTCGGGCCGAGGGACGTGACGGTCGACGCCCTGCTGCCGAAATTCACCCGGCGTTTGCCGGGGGTGGAGCAGGCGCTTTTTCAGTGGGGACAGGGCAAGGTGCGTACGGCGATGCTTTCCCGCCTCGCGGCAGGGACCATCGGCGATTGCGTCGTCATCTGTCTTCCCGGAAGCAGGGGGGCGGCGGCGGATGCGCTCGAGGTGCTCCTGCCGACAATCTTTCATGCGTTCGACATGATCAGGGGAGGAGGGCACTGA
- a CDS encoding molybdopterin molybdotransferase MoeA → MIDVREAHRRIAEAVHALPVVESMLETVQGQVLAAGITAGFSLPRFDNAAMDGFAVRWEDIAEAREDEPVRLEVNGEIAAGSVPDGAVGKGGCFQIMTGAPMPEGADTVVIYEHTSGFGGQTVDIFRAPGPRANVRYAGEEVREGELLLSKGMRLTPAELGVLAALGCRTVQVYRRPRVGIVTVGDELRMPGEPLEGASIYNSNRYSLASLVTAAGGEIAGLWNAPDSPPAIRDVLDEALRSSDMLVTAGGVSTGEYDFMQRMLTELGVEQKFWRVAQKPGKPFFFGTAADGSLVFGLPGNPVSALVCFLEYCMPALSGMQNEPYRGKIEAVLAAPFPADSKRYRFLFGRVWQKDGRLLCEAMPKTESHMITSLVGANCLLEAPASREAIPGGTVVTCNLLPWSTLNQ, encoded by the coding sequence ATGATAGATGTTCGGGAGGCGCATCGGCGTATCGCGGAGGCCGTTCATGCGTTGCCGGTCGTGGAGAGCATGCTCGAAACGGTTCAGGGACAGGTGCTGGCGGCCGGGATCACGGCCGGATTTTCGCTGCCGCGATTCGACAATGCGGCAATGGACGGTTTCGCCGTTCGCTGGGAGGATATCGCCGAAGCGAGGGAGGACGAGCCGGTAAGACTTGAGGTGAACGGAGAGATCGCCGCGGGCAGCGTGCCTGATGGAGCTGTCGGAAAGGGTGGTTGCTTTCAGATCATGACGGGTGCTCCGATGCCCGAAGGAGCGGATACCGTGGTGATTTACGAGCATACCAGCGGGTTCGGCGGCCAAACGGTCGATATTTTCAGGGCGCCCGGGCCCCGCGCCAACGTCCGCTACGCGGGAGAAGAGGTTCGCGAGGGCGAACTGCTCCTCTCGAAAGGCATGCGCCTGACGCCTGCCGAACTCGGTGTGCTTGCGGCGCTCGGTTGCAGGACCGTGCAGGTCTACCGCCGTCCCAGGGTCGGGATCGTGACGGTGGGCGACGAGCTTCGCATGCCGGGCGAGCCGCTCGAAGGGGCCTCGATATACAACAGCAACCGTTATTCGCTCGCGTCGCTCGTGACGGCTGCGGGAGGCGAGATCGCGGGGTTGTGGAACGCTCCCGACAGTCCTCCGGCCATCAGGGATGTGCTCGATGAGGCGCTGCGGTCGAGCGACATGCTGGTCACTGCTGGCGGCGTTTCGACCGGCGAGTATGATTTCATGCAGCGGATGTTGACGGAGCTCGGCGTCGAGCAGAAATTCTGGAGGGTCGCCCAGAAACCCGGAAAACCTTTTTTTTTCGGGACGGCGGCCGATGGATCCCTCGTGTTCGGTCTTCCGGGAAATCCGGTCTCCGCGCTTGTCTGTTTTCTCGAATACTGCATGCCGGCGTTGTCCGGGATGCAGAACGAGCCTTACCGGGGCAAGATCGAAGCGGTGCTCGCCGCGCCGTTTCCCGCCGACAGCAAACGATACCGTTTTCTTTTCGGCAGGGTGTGGCAGAAGGACGGCAGGCTCCTGTGCGAGGCCATGCCCAAAACAGAATCGCACATGATCACGTCGCTTGTCGGGGCGAACTGCCTCCTGGAGGCTCCCGCCTCGCGGGAGGCTATCCCCGGCGGGACGGTGGTGACCTGTAATCTGCTGCCCTGGAGCACGTTGAACCAGTAG
- the cbpB gene encoding peptide-modifying radical SAM enzyme CbpB — MEKAMKSAASSRGRWANSGNGATLQPIDIGHGEYMAVISPDTAFWALVEKSELADVFSDDHRLYREYSEKALAFESEMHALRCSLKPSAVYVNPTERCNMDCGYCYIPQKMRSDGIDMSGQDLIGALERMKSYFKRNVPEGWLPEVIFHGSEPLMNREAVFAAIEHFRNDFRFGLQTNGTLLDREAAEFLMSRRVGIGLSLDTHRAVPAGRARKTWSGEDVHDAVAAAIALLQGYDRWSIICTVTSENVADLEEVVDFFHSSTVPVCMLNPVRCTRPGGEQAKADDHLMAGHYLRALERSHELYRETGRKMVIANFANVLLAVLAPTARKLMCDISPCGGGRCFVALSARGDIFPCSEFVGIDEFNGGNVFRDDIDDILRTPAFRRVTGRKVEEIDPCSRCSIRHFCGSPCPAEAWSMRGGMQVPGAFCELYEEQVRYAMRLIADGRHEDFLEDGWSEGAENVFDIESLPREVEG, encoded by the coding sequence ATGGAAAAAGCAATGAAGAGTGCGGCCTCGTCACGGGGCCGCTGGGCCAACTCCGGCAACGGCGCCACGCTGCAGCCGATTGATATCGGCCACGGAGAGTATATGGCGGTTATTTCTCCCGATACGGCTTTCTGGGCGCTGGTTGAAAAAAGCGAACTCGCCGACGTTTTTTCTGATGACCATCGGCTCTATCGTGAATACAGCGAAAAAGCGCTTGCGTTCGAGAGCGAGATGCATGCCCTGCGATGCAGCCTGAAACCGTCGGCGGTCTATGTAAACCCCACGGAAAGGTGCAACATGGATTGCGGTTACTGCTATATTCCGCAGAAGATGCGAAGCGACGGCATCGACATGTCCGGGCAGGATCTGATCGGCGCCCTGGAGCGAATGAAGAGCTATTTCAAGCGCAATGTTCCGGAAGGATGGCTGCCGGAGGTGATTTTTCACGGTTCGGAGCCGCTGATGAATCGTGAGGCTGTTTTTGCGGCTATTGAGCATTTCAGGAATGATTTCAGGTTCGGTTTACAGACAAACGGCACGCTGCTCGACAGGGAGGCTGCGGAATTCCTGATGTCCCGCCGTGTCGGGATAGGGCTTTCGCTCGATACTCATCGTGCCGTCCCGGCAGGCCGCGCGCGAAAGACATGGTCCGGAGAAGACGTGCATGACGCCGTTGCCGCCGCAATTGCATTGTTGCAGGGTTACGACAGGTGGAGCATCATCTGTACAGTCACCAGTGAAAACGTGGCCGATCTGGAGGAGGTTGTGGACTTTTTCCATTCGTCAACGGTGCCGGTCTGCATGCTCAACCCCGTTCGTTGCACCCGTCCGGGCGGAGAGCAAGCCAAGGCGGACGATCATCTGATGGCCGGACACTATCTCAGGGCGCTTGAACGTTCGCATGAGCTGTATCGTGAAACCGGCAGGAAAATGGTCATTGCGAATTTCGCCAACGTTCTGCTGGCGGTTCTCGCTCCGACTGCCCGCAAACTGATGTGCGACATATCGCCGTGCGGGGGCGGGCGCTGTTTCGTGGCGCTTTCGGCCAGGGGCGATATTTTCCCCTGCAGTGAATTCGTCGGCATTGATGAATTCAACGGAGGCAATGTCTTCAGGGACGATATCGACGATATTCTCCGTACCCCGGCCTTCCGTCGCGTTACCGGGAGGAAGGTCGAGGAGATCGATCCTTGCAGCCGTTGCTCCATTCGTCATTTTTGCGGATCTCCCTGCCCTGCCGAGGCCTGGAGCATGAGGGGCGGTATGCAGGTTCCGGGGGCTTTCTGTGAACTATACGAGGAGCAGGTCCGCTATGCCATGCGGCTGATCGCCGACGGCAGGCATGAAGACTTTCTGGAGGACGGCTGGAGTGAAGGGGCCGAAAACGTTTTCGATATCGAATCCCTGCCCCGAGAAGTGGAAGGGTAG
- a CDS encoding molybdenum cofactor biosynthesis protein MoaE codes for MIAEITRAKIDGWRFDLRAHPQPQAGAEVVFTGVVRDTEGGRRIGALVYEHYEGMAQKELEKLALGAAERFGILDLRCVHRVGVIPVHEAAIVVLVRSKHRAEGFAAASWFMDRLKEVVPIWKTGSREA; via the coding sequence ATGATCGCCGAAATCACCCGCGCGAAGATAGACGGCTGGCGTTTCGATCTTCGGGCGCACCCGCAGCCGCAGGCCGGCGCCGAAGTGGTGTTTACCGGTGTCGTGCGCGATACCGAGGGCGGGCGGCGCATCGGGGCGCTCGTCTACGAACACTACGAGGGCATGGCGCAGAAAGAGCTGGAGAAGCTCGCTCTTGGAGCGGCGGAGCGATTCGGCATCCTCGATCTGCGCTGCGTTCACCGCGTCGGCGTCATCCCGGTCCACGAGGCGGCTATCGTGGTGCTGGTCCGTTCGAAGCACCGGGCGGAAGGGTTCGCCGCCGCGAGCTGGTTCATGGACCGGCTGAAGGAGGTCGTGCCTATCTGGAAAACAGGATCGAGGGAGGCCTGA
- a CDS encoding MoaD/ThiS family protein: protein MKITVKCFASARDILACDEFLMEVPEGSTVELVERRIREMSPMLTSLPFMLALNMAYPEEGAIVSDGDELAIIPPVSGG, encoded by the coding sequence ATGAAGATAACCGTCAAATGTTTTGCCTCGGCGCGCGATATTCTCGCCTGCGACGAGTTTCTGATGGAGGTGCCCGAAGGCTCGACCGTCGAACTCGTCGAACGGCGTATCAGGGAGATGTCGCCGATGCTGACGTCGTTGCCGTTCATGCTCGCCCTGAATATGGCGTATCCCGAAGAGGGGGCCATTGTAAGTGACGGGGACGAGCTCGCCATCATTCCTCCTGTCAGCGGAGGGTAA
- a CDS encoding c-type cytochrome has translation MKRVLPIAALCSIFFIGCGGAEKPAAEETATEATTETTEAAGESQHDLAKGKEIYDANCAACHAEGIMKAPKTGDVEAWTARIEQGMDTLVKKSIEGYNAEGMMPAKGGNPDLSDQEVADAVAYMVAESSAK, from the coding sequence ATGAAACGAGTTCTTCCGATCGCTGCGCTCTGCAGCATTTTCTTTATAGGGTGCGGCGGCGCCGAGAAACCGGCGGCTGAAGAAACCGCAACCGAAGCCACGACGGAAACCACGGAAGCCGCCGGTGAAAGCCAGCACGACCTGGCCAAAGGCAAGGAAATTTACGACGCCAACTGCGCGGCCTGCCATGCAGAAGGCATCATGAAGGCTCCGAAAACCGGCGATGTCGAAGCCTGGACAGCCCGTATCGAACAGGGCATGGACACTCTCGTCAAGAAATCCATCGAAGGGTACAACGCCGAAGGCATGATGCCGGCCAAAGGCGGCAACCCCGACCTCTCCGATCAGGAAGTGGCTGACGCCGTCGCCTACATGGTCGCCGAGAGCTCAGCGAAATAA
- the proC gene encoding pyrroline-5-carboxylate reductase, which yields MNRTPIGFIGTGRIARALVSGLSKDPANDLSGFDKVPAAAEAMAREFGITVRESVRDIAKHSQIIVLAVKPYQIEEVLDALRGGLGKDHLLISVAAGITSEFIRSRSRDDMRIIRVMPNTPAFVGEGMTAICAGSMATQEDISLAERLFSTIGRVAVLDESRMDAATAVSGSGPAYMFRIVASLAEGGVQCGLSEEDAILLAAQTMLGAATMVLNSNRNPEELVREVTTPGGTTEAGLKKMEAHHVRQALVETVKAAARRSAELAQ from the coding sequence ATGAACAGAACACCTATAGGCTTTATCGGTACGGGAAGGATAGCTCGCGCGCTCGTCTCGGGACTTTCGAAAGATCCCGCCAACGATCTTTCAGGATTCGACAAAGTTCCTGCCGCGGCGGAAGCGATGGCGAGAGAGTTCGGCATCACCGTACGCGAATCGGTACGGGATATTGCGAAACACTCGCAGATCATCGTGCTTGCCGTCAAGCCATACCAGATCGAGGAAGTCCTGGATGCATTGCGCGGCGGTCTCGGCAAGGACCATCTGCTGATCAGCGTCGCGGCGGGCATAACCTCGGAATTCATCAGATCCCGTTCGAGGGACGACATGCGGATCATCCGCGTCATGCCCAACACACCCGCGTTTGTCGGAGAGGGCATGACCGCGATCTGCGCAGGCAGCATGGCGACACAGGAGGACATTTCGCTCGCCGAACGCCTTTTCAGCACCATCGGCCGCGTGGCGGTGCTGGACGAATCGCGGATGGATGCCGCGACAGCGGTTTCCGGCAGTGGCCCTGCCTACATGTTCAGGATTGTCGCCTCGCTCGCCGAAGGAGGCGTGCAGTGCGGACTTTCGGAAGAAGATGCGATCCTGCTCGCGGCCCAGACCATGCTGGGCGCGGCAACAATGGTGCTCAACAGCAACAGAAACCCGGAAGAGCTCGTCAGGGAGGTTACGACGCCTGGCGGCACGACCGAAGCCGGCCTGAAAAAAATGGAGGCGCACCATGTCCGTCAGGCTCTCGTGGAAACCGTAAAGGCCGCCGCCAGAAGGTCAGCGGAACTTGCGCAATAG
- a CDS encoding bile acid:sodium symporter family protein yields MNAPVRHFLLIALSASFVALLSPPSFLWVKPFIAPLLALVMFGMGTTIAPEDFRAVWLKRKIVLLAALVQYTVMPGLAVVIATAFRLPEELTIGMVLVGSCPGGTASNVIVYLSKGNVSLSVTMTMFSTMLAPLLTPAIILLLLQRTVDIEVAGLFLSVCWIVAMPLAGGLVVRRFFGRQVDRYGALLPSVSVIAITLIVACVMALNAERVLSFPAAAIIAVVLHNMGGFAAGYAVAALAGCGVVERRTIAVETGMQNSGLGLTLANQFFTPLAALPGALYSLWHNLSGIMFARYWSKRSAE; encoded by the coding sequence ATGAACGCGCCTGTCCGTCATTTTCTTCTCATCGCGCTTTCGGCTTCTTTCGTCGCCCTGCTGTCGCCCCCTTCGTTCCTTTGGGTAAAGCCGTTTATCGCTCCTCTTCTCGCTCTCGTCATGTTCGGCATGGGCACCACGATCGCTCCGGAGGATTTCAGGGCTGTATGGCTGAAACGGAAGATCGTGCTGCTCGCCGCGCTTGTTCAGTACACCGTCATGCCCGGCCTGGCCGTAGTCATCGCGACGGCGTTCCGGTTGCCCGAGGAGCTGACGATCGGCATGGTGCTTGTCGGCAGTTGTCCTGGCGGAACCGCGTCCAACGTCATTGTCTATCTTTCGAAGGGGAACGTTTCTCTCTCGGTGACCATGACCATGTTTTCGACAATGCTGGCTCCTCTGCTCACGCCGGCGATTATCCTGCTGCTGCTCCAGAGGACGGTGGATATAGAGGTCGCGGGGCTCTTTCTTTCCGTTTGCTGGATCGTCGCGATGCCGCTGGCCGGAGGTCTCGTCGTCCGTCGTTTTTTCGGGCGTCAGGTGGATCGTTACGGCGCGTTGCTTCCTTCGGTATCGGTTATCGCCATCACGCTCATCGTCGCCTGCGTGATGGCGCTGAACGCCGAGCGCGTGCTGTCGTTTCCTGCCGCAGCGATTATCGCGGTCGTCCTGCACAACATGGGCGGTTTCGCCGCCGGTTACGCCGTGGCGGCATTGGCCGGCTGCGGCGTTGTCGAGAGGAGAACGATCGCCGTCGAGACAGGTATGCAGAATTCTGGCCTGGGCCTGACGCTGGCGAACCAGTTTTTCACGCCGCTGGCCGCTCTTCCGGGAGCGCTGTACAGCCTTTGGCACAACCTGTCGGGAATCATGTTCGCGCGTTACTGGAGCAAGCGATCGGCAGAATGA
- a CDS encoding BatD family protein, which yields MPVRPWKMLLCLLLCPPIPALASNGGGDLPFLKAELSDSTPFSGQEVELSYILLFNGMAPRISDAEKPVHRDLWIEDDTPEGLIPSRPLEIDGRPWRGAVVKRLKLVPLRSGTLGVGGYRLLCEIPGDLTPGATTVKDDTLTISAPDVTISVRSLPKPVPETFSGAVGRFDVEAFLERDSVRVGETLQLTFVISGKGSFRTLPEFALSLPAGLRETGTGSSAKPKSVPGEESETLTSTAVLQAAAPGSWTFSPLVFTAFDPWSGAYASIAAKQLTLTVLPPGEETDTVAAEPGTGAAGTNREAPPAAPVPGPALFLVALALAAALVYFMVKKKAPRRPPERTARNNLDTETSLQSLRDGIEAAVAAACGIHPRGLTRKELKNELRERGADAAVPERLEELLDRIDRLDFAPGEPSAEDLATLRESARSVIESLRR from the coding sequence ATGCCCGTTCGGCCATGGAAAATGCTTCTCTGCCTCCTTCTGTGCCCGCCGATTCCGGCGCTGGCCTCGAACGGCGGCGGAGACTTGCCGTTCCTCAAGGCGGAACTCAGCGACAGCACGCCGTTTTCCGGCCAGGAGGTGGAACTTTCCTACATCCTGCTTTTCAACGGGATGGCTCCGAGGATCAGCGATGCCGAAAAACCGGTTCACCGGGACCTCTGGATCGAGGACGATACCCCGGAAGGACTTATCCCGAGCCGTCCGCTCGAAATCGACGGAAGGCCCTGGCGCGGCGCTGTCGTCAAACGCCTGAAGCTGGTTCCTCTGCGGAGCGGAACGCTCGGCGTCGGAGGTTACCGGCTGTTGTGCGAAATCCCCGGGGATCTCACGCCGGGAGCCACGACGGTCAAGGACGACACGCTGACGATCTCCGCTCCGGATGTCACGATCAGCGTACGGTCCCTTCCGAAGCCCGTGCCCGAAACGTTCAGCGGAGCCGTCGGAAGATTCGACGTCGAAGCGTTCCTGGAAAGGGATAGCGTTCGGGTTGGAGAAACGCTTCAGTTGACCTTCGTGATTTCGGGAAAAGGCAGTTTCCGCACACTCCCCGAATTCGCGCTCTCCCTCCCGGCAGGGCTGCGCGAAACAGGAACAGGAAGTTCCGCGAAACCCAAGAGCGTGCCCGGCGAGGAAAGTGAAACCCTGACGTCAACCGCCGTCCTGCAGGCCGCGGCTCCGGGCTCCTGGACGTTCTCACCCCTTGTGTTCACGGCGTTCGATCCCTGGAGCGGCGCCTACGCCTCCATCGCGGCGAAACAACTGACCCTCACCGTCCTGCCGCCCGGCGAAGAAACTGACACCGTGGCAGCGGAACCCGGAACGGGGGCGGCCGGAACCAACCGTGAAGCGCCTCCGGCCGCCCCCGTTCCGGGCCCTGCGCTCTTTCTCGTGGCGCTTGCGCTCGCGGCGGCCCTGGTCTATTTCATGGTGAAAAAGAAAGCGCCTCGCCGTCCGCCTGAAAGGACCGCGCGGAATAACCTGGACACGGAAACGTCGCTGCAATCCCTGCGCGACGGCATCGAGGCGGCCGTCGCGGCGGCCTGCGGCATTCATCCAAGAGGCCTGACGAGAAAAGAACTGAAAAACGAACTGCGCGAACGTGGCGCCGACGCGGCTGTCCCGGAACGGCTCGAGGAACTGCTCGACAGGATCGACCGTCTCGATTTCGCCCCCGGCGAGCCTTCAGCCGAAGATCTCGCCACCCTGCGGGAATCCGCCCGGTCGGTCATCGAATCGCTTCGGCGGTGA
- a CDS encoding c-type cytochrome — protein MGRFLSALALSAAITFSFGPGARAEVTAADIGAYDLANGKTVYDANCASCHATGVMGAPKTGTTRKWTSRLTQGVETMVQKSIEGYSGEYRGTKTFMPAKGGNPDLSDQEVGNAVAYMLQQVL, from the coding sequence ATGGGACGTTTTCTTTCCGCTCTCGCGCTCAGCGCGGCAATCACATTTTCTTTCGGTCCCGGCGCACGTGCCGAGGTAACCGCGGCCGACATCGGGGCGTACGATCTCGCCAACGGCAAAACGGTTTATGACGCGAACTGCGCGAGTTGTCATGCGACAGGCGTCATGGGAGCCCCTAAAACCGGCACCACGAGAAAATGGACTTCCCGCCTGACGCAGGGCGTGGAAACCATGGTACAAAAATCCATCGAAGGCTATTCGGGAGAATACAGGGGAACAAAAACGTTCATGCCCGCGAAAGGCGGCAACCCTGACCTCTCCGACCAGGAAGTAGGCAACGCCGTGGCTTACATGCTGCAGCAGGTGCTCTGA
- a CDS encoding B12-binding domain-containing radical SAM protein: MDAPKKVLLVFIASESGVDGARSVHGEGKENGPFGWFDRSVRSLIKQTQFAIPSLGLTILASIEVDGVEQRLCDLRFEELPVSEQWDLIGISVQTGLSSKAFDIADTLRAKGFRVALGGAHATLFPESCRPHADVLVHGEADDIWRDVLEDLRDGRLKRQYRPAEFPDLSVPRPVNSRLLDKKRYFTTNLVQTGRGCPWHCDFCNVHVLNGNSLRRRGIEDIVREVERFREYDDRIFFFVDDSINANEEYAGELFSRIAPLGITWFGQATTALGRQPRLLETFARSGCQALLTGIESIEPASRISHRKNRNRPAELAESIISIRKAGISLYGSFIYGLDGDTLDTPAAILDFVKETGLDVPGINILRPNPGTRVFDRLREEGRLLFDPDDLGAYRYTFGQELLYRPKNIAPGDFIESYSKLTSKLFTIRNSLKRGLAAPRAKAAVLLFNLFYTHLYTLSRKDLGQQRLQPD; encoded by the coding sequence ATGGATGCCCCGAAAAAAGTGCTGCTGGTGTTCATCGCTTCGGAAAGCGGCGTCGACGGCGCCCGCTCTGTCCACGGCGAAGGAAAGGAAAACGGTCCCTTCGGCTGGTTCGACCGTTCCGTTCGCAGCCTCATCAAGCAGACGCAGTTCGCCATTCCCTCCCTTGGCCTGACGATTCTTGCCTCGATCGAAGTGGACGGCGTGGAACAGCGGCTTTGCGACCTGCGTTTCGAGGAACTTCCAGTGAGCGAACAATGGGACCTGATCGGCATAAGCGTGCAGACCGGCCTTTCGTCAAAGGCCTTCGATATCGCCGACACCCTCAGGGCAAAAGGGTTCAGGGTGGCGCTCGGCGGCGCGCACGCAACGCTTTTCCCGGAAAGCTGCCGCCCTCATGCCGACGTGCTCGTACACGGCGAAGCCGACGACATCTGGAGGGACGTGCTCGAGGACCTTCGCGACGGCAGGCTGAAGCGGCAATACCGGCCGGCCGAATTTCCGGACCTGTCCGTCCCCCGCCCGGTCAACTCCCGGCTGCTCGACAAAAAACGCTACTTCACCACGAACCTCGTCCAGACAGGAAGGGGATGCCCCTGGCACTGCGATTTCTGCAACGTGCACGTACTCAACGGCAACAGCCTGCGCAGAAGAGGCATCGAAGACATCGTGCGGGAAGTGGAACGGTTCCGCGAGTACGACGACAGGATATTCTTCTTTGTCGACGATTCGATAAACGCGAACGAGGAATACGCCGGAGAGCTCTTCAGCCGCATAGCCCCCCTCGGCATCACCTGGTTCGGCCAGGCCACCACCGCACTCGGCCGCCAGCCCCGATTGCTCGAAACCTTCGCCCGCTCGGGCTGCCAGGCCCTTCTGACCGGCATTGAAAGCATCGAACCCGCCAGCCGGATATCCCACCGAAAAAACAGGAATCGCCCTGCCGAACTCGCCGAATCCATCATCAGCATCCGCAAGGCGGGCATCAGCCTCTACGGCAGCTTCATCTACGGACTCGACGGGGACACGCTCGACACCCCCGCCGCGATCCTGGATTTCGTGAAAGAAACGGGACTCGATGTTCCCGGCATCAACATTCTCCGGCCGAACCCCGGCACCAGGGTGTTCGATCGCCTCAGGGAAGAGGGGCGCCTGCTCTTCGATCCGGACGATCTCGGCGCCTACCGCTACACGTTCGGCCAGGAACTGCTCTACCGCCCGAAAAACATCGCGCCCGGCGACTTCATCGAAAGCTACTCGAAACTGACCTCGAAACTCTTCACCATACGCAATTCGCTCAAGCGGGGACTTGCCGCGCCACGCGCAAAAGCAGCCGTCCTGCTCTTCAACCTTTTCTATACCCATCTTTACACGCTTTCCCGCAAAGACCTGGGACAGCAACGGCTGCAACCGGACTGA